In the Candidatus Poribacteria bacterium genome, one interval contains:
- a CDS encoding ABC transporter substrate-binding protein, with protein MIPKPTISQPETHSIEISRFLHLPSNPVKRLSVNCTQRRKYQSNSSICGVSIAKCLLFIAVIGISLTFTTVSHTEEYNEAPMLAELVKQGKLPPVEERLPENPLVLSPPEIGKYGGTLNRVWLGFSDKWGVEKLTGESLIEWSEDGTEIIPCVVTDAQISNGGRVYTYHIRKGIKWSDGHPFTTEDILFYWEDVQFDKDILNVPGFQYKSGGEYGKLKVLDEHTFQITFKEPHLFFHTLIANYLGFTSYPRHYLKQFHPKYTPIGELKKKAKKAGFDTWLQLWSAKSSSSGQGWFVGNPDHPTLFAYKVTQATPERLVHTRNPYYWKVDSAGNQLPYIDEIVHTLTEDTTMLNLKAAAGEVDFQGRRLSPNNLPTFMANAEKNNFDVALYDTHIGALPGIFINQTVEDLTLRKIFQDVRFRQALSVAINREEANELVTMGLLTPRQASSASNSIFHRDKWANNYAQYDVKLANRLLDEMGLKWDGKYRLRPDGKKLTVVVSCYQGWLGTEDVDTAEMLKEYWGKIGVDVAVDNQAREQLMPKWADNKLQIGLYVYFPSYSTMVHFVPYATDSWSNSWAPLYSQWYHYDGEQGEKPIPEMQALFDLHQKILVAETEAEQKRLLEQIIQNHIDNLWVIGVVGDVPQPMIISKRLGNVSMEGVYALAYNSPKNIAYETFYFKN; from the coding sequence ATGATACCAAAACCAACTATCAGCCAGCCTGAAACACACTCAATCGAGATTTCCCGATTTTTACACCTGCCTTCAAACCCAGTGAAAAGATTGAGTGTCAACTGCACGCAGAGGCGGAAATACCAATCCAACAGTAGTATTTGTGGGGTATCTATTGCCAAATGCCTACTATTCATCGCAGTAATAGGCATATCACTCACATTCACCACAGTATCCCATACAGAAGAATATAACGAAGCACCGATGCTGGCAGAGCTTGTCAAACAGGGGAAACTTCCACCGGTTGAAGAGCGGCTTCCGGAGAATCCACTGGTTCTGAGTCCACCTGAAATTGGTAAGTATGGGGGGACTCTGAACCGCGTGTGGCTCGGTTTTTCAGATAAATGGGGTGTTGAAAAGTTGACCGGAGAATCGTTGATAGAATGGTCCGAAGATGGCACTGAAATTATTCCCTGTGTTGTCACGGATGCACAAATTTCCAATGGAGGTCGTGTATACACTTATCATATCCGAAAGGGAATCAAATGGTCAGATGGTCATCCATTCACCACCGAAGATATTTTGTTTTACTGGGAGGATGTCCAATTTGATAAAGATATCCTAAATGTCCCCGGATTTCAATATAAATCGGGTGGTGAGTATGGGAAACTTAAAGTGTTAGATGAACATACCTTTCAAATAACCTTTAAGGAACCCCATCTATTTTTTCATACGCTGATTGCAAATTACCTCGGTTTTACCTCATATCCGAGACACTACCTCAAGCAGTTCCATCCAAAATACACCCCCATCGGCGAGCTGAAAAAGAAAGCAAAAAAAGCCGGTTTTGATACGTGGCTTCAACTTTGGTCCGCAAAGTCCAGCAGCAGTGGACAAGGTTGGTTTGTTGGTAATCCAGATCACCCAACGCTTTTCGCGTACAAAGTCACGCAAGCAACACCGGAACGTCTTGTGCACACCCGCAATCCCTACTACTGGAAAGTTGATAGTGCCGGCAATCAACTTCCCTACATCGATGAAATCGTCCATACTTTGACAGAAGACACCACTATGCTGAATCTGAAAGCCGCCGCCGGCGAAGTCGATTTTCAGGGGCGGCGGCTCAGTCCGAATAATCTTCCCACCTTTATGGCAAATGCAGAAAAGAATAACTTTGATGTGGCGCTTTACGATACCCACATTGGTGCACTGCCCGGAATATTTATAAACCAAACGGTTGAAGACTTGACGCTGCGGAAAATCTTCCAGGACGTGCGTTTTAGACAAGCACTTTCCGTTGCCATTAATCGTGAGGAAGCCAACGAACTTGTGACCATGGGATTGCTAACACCAAGGCAGGCTTCGTCAGCTTCAAATAGCATTTTCCATCGTGATAAATGGGCGAACAATTATGCACAATACGATGTAAAACTGGCAAACCGTCTACTCGATGAAATGGGACTCAAATGGGATGGGAAATATCGCTTACGCCCAGATGGAAAGAAACTCACCGTCGTTGTTTCCTGTTATCAAGGCTGGCTCGGCACTGAAGATGTTGACACAGCAGAAATGCTAAAGGAATATTGGGGTAAGATTGGCGTTGATGTGGCTGTTGATAATCAGGCTCGCGAGCAGCTTATGCCCAAGTGGGCAGACAACAAACTTCAAATTGGCCTCTATGTCTATTTTCCAAGTTACTCCACCATGGTGCATTTTGTCCCTTATGCAACAGATTCGTGGTCCAACTCGTGGGCACCTTTGTATTCTCAGTGGTACCATTATGATGGAGAACAGGGTGAAAAACCTATCCCTGAAATGCAAGCCCTTTTCGATCTCCACCAAAAAATACTTGTCGCAGAAACCGAGGCTGAACAAAAGCGACTCTTAGAACAAATCATCCAGAATCATATTGATAACTTATGGGTTATCGGTGTTGTAGGTGATGTTCCCCAACCCATGATTATTTCAAAGAGATTAGGTAATGTTTCAATGGAAGGCGTGTATGCACTCGCCTACAACAGCCCGAAAAATATTGCATACGAAACCTTCTATTTCAAAAATTAA